In Terriglobia bacterium, a genomic segment contains:
- a CDS encoding outer membrane protein transport protein: MRFTFRSYSAALLFTVVLAVPALATDGYLASGYGVKQQGQGGAGVALPEDSLAAATNPAGMVFVGNRFDFGVSFFRPIRSGAISGNQLPPGYPNVNGSYDANGRKNFFIPELGYNRLIRPRISLGVAVYGNGGMNTVFLAPIPLFGTGRAGVNLVQLFVAPTMAVKVNKRNAFGISVNLAYQRFQAEGLQNFASAAYSSDPANVTNRGYDSSVGAGVRVGWLGEVFRNVTLGATFQSKTYMGKFNRYRGLFAEQGGFDIPANFAGGIAVKVHPRVTAAFDVERILYGQVKSIANSGANQALLGSANGPGFGWHDITAYKAGVNYKASSALTLRAGYNHSGLPFANTQTFFNLVAPGIVQHHASFGATWKLSGGKEINFAYFHAFERTLNGVSSIPPSAGGGNANLRMHQNSAGISFGWRRE; encoded by the coding sequence ATGAGGTTTACTTTCAGAAGTTATTCAGCGGCATTACTCTTCACCGTGGTTCTGGCCGTCCCGGCGCTGGCGACGGATGGCTATCTTGCCAGCGGGTATGGCGTGAAGCAGCAGGGGCAGGGGGGCGCCGGGGTGGCCCTGCCGGAAGACAGCCTGGCGGCCGCCACGAATCCGGCCGGCATGGTGTTTGTCGGGAACCGCTTCGACTTCGGCGTGAGTTTTTTCCGCCCCATTCGCAGCGGCGCGATTTCCGGCAACCAACTGCCGCCCGGCTACCCGAACGTGAATGGCAGCTACGACGCCAACGGCCGCAAGAACTTCTTCATCCCCGAGCTGGGCTACAACCGCTTGATTCGGCCCCGTATTTCTCTGGGCGTAGCGGTATATGGCAATGGCGGGATGAATACCGTTTTTCTTGCGCCGATCCCGCTGTTCGGCACCGGCCGAGCCGGCGTGAACCTGGTGCAACTGTTTGTGGCGCCAACCATGGCGGTCAAAGTGAACAAGCGCAACGCCTTCGGCATTTCCGTGAACCTGGCCTATCAGCGGTTTCAAGCCGAGGGCTTGCAGAACTTCGCTTCTGCGGCCTATTCGAGCGATCCCGCGAACGTTACCAATCGCGGCTACGATTCTTCGGTGGGCGCGGGAGTGCGCGTGGGCTGGCTGGGCGAGGTCTTTCGGAACGTCACGCTGGGGGCAACGTTCCAGAGCAAGACGTACATGGGAAAGTTCAACCGCTACCGGGGGCTGTTCGCGGAGCAAGGGGGTTTCGACATTCCCGCGAACTTCGCTGGCGGCATAGCCGTGAAGGTTCATCCCAGAGTGACCGCGGCTTTCGATGTGGAACGCATTCTGTATGGACAGGTAAAGTCCATCGCCAATTCCGGTGCGAATCAGGCGCTGCTGGGTTCGGCGAACGGCCCGGGGTTCGGATGGCATGACATCACGGCGTACAAGGCCGGAGTCAACTACAAGGCCAGCTCCGCTTTGACGTTGCGCGCAGGCTATAACCACTCCGGTCTCCCGTTCGCCAATACGCAGACATTCTTCAACCTCGTGGCTCCGGGCATCGTGCAGCATCACGCGAGCTTCGGAGCGACCTGGAAGCTTAGCGGGGGCAAGGAGATCAATTTCGCCTATTTCCATGCCTTCGAAAGAACCCTGAATGGAGTGTCCTCGATTCCGCCCAGCGCGGGCGGCGGGAATGCCAACCTGCGCATGCATCAAAATTCGGCGGGAATCAGCTTTGGCTGGAGGCGGGAGTAG
- a CDS encoding sigma-54 dependent transcriptional regulator — MLSENDPHGVLYSIAIVTEEESTFLEMRRVLAPAFQTVLASTEKQIRALMDTEPLHAILLDLDSIENSAEDGIEVLKEIRQIREDVVLVAMTHSTSRAIPLKASQAGADEFFLSPVNFQELQIVLVRAIEKRALELEGRRMLEQVESKSAFCGMIGGSDAMQKVYQSIQAVADSNTSIVLRGESGTGKELIAQAIVQFGNRQNKPYVCLNCSALPESLIESELFGYEKGAFTGADAAKPGLIEMADTGTLFLDEITTLNQSLQSKLLRVLQEHTVQRLGGRSARKIDFRLITATNEDLEDCVRKGRFREDLYFRINVVPIFIPPLRERAGDIPLLVDHFLRVYCAANKKPLKQLQPEVVEILEDYAWPGNVRELENIVQRLVVMNQGAVISAEHLPQHLLSSSTAGQEAILIPEKGVDFDSEMERIQIAYLTAALRRTGGKKSAAALLLRLDPQRMKYLCRKLCLEKD, encoded by the coding sequence ATGCTTTCCGAAAACGATCCCCACGGGGTGCTGTACTCCATCGCGATTGTCACCGAGGAAGAGTCGACTTTCCTCGAGATGCGCCGCGTCCTGGCTCCCGCCTTTCAGACGGTCCTGGCCAGCACGGAAAAACAGATCCGGGCCCTGATGGATACCGAACCCCTGCATGCCATCCTTTTGGACCTGGACAGCATCGAGAACAGCGCCGAAGACGGAATCGAGGTTCTCAAAGAGATCCGTCAAATCCGCGAGGATGTCGTCCTGGTGGCCATGACGCACTCCACGAGCCGTGCGATACCGCTAAAAGCCAGCCAGGCCGGCGCCGACGAGTTCTTCCTCTCCCCGGTCAATTTCCAGGAGCTGCAGATTGTCCTCGTGCGTGCTATCGAGAAACGCGCCCTGGAGCTCGAAGGGCGGCGCATGCTCGAGCAGGTGGAGAGCAAATCCGCATTCTGCGGCATGATCGGCGGCAGCGATGCCATGCAGAAAGTCTATCAGTCCATTCAGGCCGTCGCCGACAGCAATACCAGCATCGTTCTGCGCGGAGAAAGCGGAACCGGCAAGGAGCTCATCGCCCAGGCCATCGTGCAGTTCGGCAACCGCCAGAATAAACCCTACGTCTGCCTGAACTGTTCGGCCCTTCCCGAGAGCCTCATCGAGTCCGAGCTCTTCGGCTATGAGAAGGGCGCCTTCACCGGAGCCGATGCCGCCAAACCCGGGCTTATCGAAATGGCCGATACCGGGACGCTTTTCCTGGACGAGATCACCACCCTGAACCAGAGCCTGCAAAGCAAGCTGCTCCGCGTGCTCCAGGAGCACACCGTGCAGCGCCTCGGCGGACGCTCGGCGCGCAAGATCGATTTCCGGCTTATCACTGCAACCAACGAGGACCTGGAAGACTGCGTGCGCAAGGGCCGCTTCCGCGAAGACCTCTATTTCCGCATCAATGTGGTGCCCATCTTCATTCCGCCCCTGCGCGAGCGCGCGGGGGACATACCCCTCCTCGTGGACCACTTCCTGCGCGTCTACTGCGCGGCCAACAAGAAGCCCCTCAAACAATTGCAGCCCGAAGTCGTCGAGATCCTGGAGGACTACGCCTGGCCGGGCAACGTGCGCGAGCTTGAAAACATCGTGCAGCGGCTGGTAGTGATGAACCAGGGCGCGGTCATTTCCGCCGAGCACCTGCCCCAGCACTTGCTCTCTTCCAGCACTGCCGGCCAGGAGGCCATTCTCATCCCCGAAAAAGGCGTGGATTTCGATTCCGAGATGGAACGCATCCAGATCGCCTACCTCACCGCCGCCCTGCGCCGTACCGGGGGCAAGAAATCAGCCGCCGCTCTGCTCCTCCGGCTCGATCCGCAGCGTATGAAGTATTTGTGTCGCAAGCTATGCCTTGAAAAAGATTAA
- a CDS encoding efflux RND transporter periplasmic adaptor subunit, whose translation MNITRALTAALPEIPARTLAQHYPRMAPDIVSKDHIEDGKPVVRVYVPSAESMYKFPPQNWALIQLFDGKRSYEEIAAIYSQQTGIWYTAEAVREFSDELEAADFWYKTPQEKNILLMQKSTEERRELLKSKSKYGDLSLFLFPGVNPDKFLDWLYKYTSFFYTPWFTLVTLAAFVFTAGITITHWPEIGRDTLEFYNFSHKSLLDVVQFYLLAVVVLGIHELGHGHACKHYGGRVPAMGFALIYLAPAFYTDTTEGDVKGNRQQRLVISLAGVWAELMVCAIVTPIWWGTPPDTPVHNAAYILMLITGISAALVNWNPLIKLDGYHMLCETLGIVDLKEASTAYVSGWVKNHIWGLPVEVPYVPKRRRFGYAVYALLSGLYSYLVLYVLAHFVGNVFRNFNPEWSFIPELATAGLIFQSRIRLLVNFMKFVYLDKKDRVLGWFTPRRSMAMAAGIGALLLTPLRHDAVMGRFILEPYKRVTVRAEVPGIVTDIYADEGKPVESGASLVRLRNLPLQSRLARSESEYIVTSGRAVSATLRYDNFGPVVKERERLARQTSMLFSEAANLELKSPISGVVLTPHATDRVGAYVTEGTELLEIADLNQLRARIYVSEHDMYKLRVGSHASLQVEGILKKWDAHALAISALSTEIDPGLGDQTQYKGLLSPNFYLVDLLVANPEGILKPGMTGTARVYAQRHSVAGFAWQEVRNFFGRKVW comes from the coding sequence ATGGCAAGCCGGTAGTCCGTGTCTACGTTCCCAGCGCAGAATCGATGTACAAGTTCCCTCCTCAAAACTGGGCTCTCATCCAGCTCTTTGATGGAAAGCGGTCTTACGAGGAGATCGCTGCAATTTATTCCCAACAGACGGGAATTTGGTATACCGCCGAAGCAGTCCGGGAATTCTCCGATGAACTTGAGGCCGCAGATTTCTGGTACAAGACGCCGCAGGAAAAAAACATCCTGCTGATGCAGAAGAGCACAGAGGAACGCCGAGAACTTTTGAAATCGAAAAGCAAGTACGGCGATCTGTCGCTTTTCCTCTTTCCGGGAGTCAATCCCGACAAGTTCCTCGACTGGTTGTATAAGTACACCAGTTTCTTCTATACCCCATGGTTCACGCTGGTTACCCTGGCGGCATTTGTCTTCACGGCCGGTATCACCATCACGCACTGGCCGGAGATAGGCCGCGACACTCTGGAGTTCTACAACTTCTCGCATAAGTCGTTGTTGGATGTCGTCCAGTTCTACCTGCTGGCGGTGGTGGTCCTCGGAATACACGAACTCGGGCACGGGCATGCCTGCAAACATTATGGCGGGCGTGTGCCCGCGATGGGATTCGCGCTCATCTATCTGGCGCCTGCATTCTACACGGACACAACCGAGGGTGATGTCAAAGGAAATCGACAACAGCGTTTGGTCATCTCTCTGGCTGGAGTTTGGGCCGAATTGATGGTCTGCGCCATTGTCACGCCCATCTGGTGGGGCACACCCCCCGATACTCCTGTCCATAACGCCGCGTACATTCTCATGCTGATTACCGGGATTTCCGCTGCTCTGGTGAATTGGAATCCGCTGATCAAGCTCGATGGCTACCACATGCTTTGTGAGACCCTCGGCATCGTGGACTTGAAAGAGGCCTCGACTGCCTATGTTTCGGGCTGGGTGAAAAATCATATCTGGGGCTTGCCGGTGGAAGTCCCTTACGTTCCCAAGCGGCGGCGGTTCGGATACGCCGTATATGCGCTTCTCTCTGGCCTCTACAGCTACTTAGTGTTGTACGTGCTTGCACACTTCGTGGGTAACGTCTTTCGCAATTTCAATCCCGAATGGTCCTTTATCCCTGAGTTGGCAACAGCGGGCCTGATCTTTCAATCACGGATCCGCCTCTTGGTGAACTTTATGAAATTCGTTTACTTGGACAAGAAAGACAGGGTACTTGGATGGTTCACACCCCGGCGCTCCATGGCAATGGCTGCGGGCATTGGAGCGTTGTTGTTGACCCCCTTGCGGCACGATGCCGTCATGGGGCGCTTCATTCTGGAACCATACAAACGGGTTACGGTGCGTGCCGAGGTGCCCGGCATTGTAACGGACATTTATGCGGACGAAGGAAAGCCGGTGGAATCAGGGGCGTCTTTGGTGCGCTTGCGTAATTTGCCTTTGCAATCGAGGCTGGCGCGCAGCGAGTCTGAATACATCGTTACTTCCGGGCGAGCCGTGTCCGCGACTCTGCGCTATGACAACTTCGGGCCTGTGGTAAAGGAACGAGAAAGGCTGGCCCGACAGACCAGCATGCTTTTCTCCGAGGCCGCCAACCTGGAGCTCAAGAGCCCGATTTCCGGAGTGGTTCTGACGCCACACGCGACCGATCGCGTAGGAGCCTATGTCACGGAGGGAACGGAGCTTCTCGAGATCGCCGATTTGAACCAACTGCGTGCTCGCATTTATGTTTCGGAACACGATATGTATAAGCTGCGGGTGGGCTCCCACGCCAGCTTGCAAGTAGAGGGCATTCTCAAGAAATGGGACGCCCACGCGCTGGCTATTTCTGCCCTGTCTACTGAAATTGACCCAGGACTTGGGGATCAGACCCAGTACAAAGGGCTTCTGTCACCAAACTTCTACCTGGTCGATCTGCTGGTTGCGAACCCCGAAGGAATCCTCAAACCTGGAATGACCGGAACAGCCCGCGTTTACGCACAACGGCACAGCGTTGCTGGGTTCGCCTGGCAGGAGGTCAGGAATTTCTTTGGCCGAAAGGTGTGGTGA